The DNA segment AAGGTATTTTTCGAGGAGTTCGCGGAGGCGTTCGGGCTGCACGTTGCTTTCCATTTGTCCGTCGCTGGCGAAGGCAATTTCGCCGGTTTGTTCAGACACAGCGATGGCAATGGCATCAGTATTTTCGGTAATGCCTACGGAGGCGCGGTGGCGCATGCCGAGATGCGCGGGGAATTCGTTGTTTTCGGTAACAGGTAATACGCAGCGCGCAGCGCGGATGGTATTGCCCGAAATAATAATAGCGCCGTCGTGCAGCGGGCTGTTTTTAAAGAAGATGCTTTCGAGCATGCGTACCGATACGCGCGCGTCGATCGGATCGCCGGTGTTGGAGTAAAATTTGAGATCGCTGTTGCGGGCAAACACCAGAATGGCGCCGGTGCGTGACGCGGCCATGTTTCGGCAGGCTTTTACCACGGCATTAATATCAAGCAAACCTTCGGTGTCTTCATCGCGCCAGTTGAAAAGCACCTTGCGCCATTGCGGCTGTCTGAAAAGATTGTTGGTGCCGATAAAAAGGAAGAAACGCCGGAGTTCCTGCTGAAACACAATGAGCAACGCAATTACACCCACATCAATAAACTTGCCCAGAATGCT comes from the Bacteroidota bacterium genome and includes:
- a CDS encoding TIGR00159 family protein, producing MLGAFFPLFITFRWQDALDIVLVALLCYQLYRLVRGTAALNIFVGILIFYSIFRLVRLLDLELFSSILGKFIDVGVIALLIVFQQELRRFFLFIGTNNLFRQPQWRKVLFNWRDEDTEGLLDINAVVKACRNMAASRTGAILVFARNSDLKFYSNTGDPIDARVSVRMLESIFFKNSPLHDGAIIISGNTIRAARCVLPVTENNEFPAHLGMRHRASVGITENTDAIAIAVSEQTGEIAFASDGQMESNVQPERLRELLEKYLTDKK